In one window of Microbacterium dextranolyticum DNA:
- a CDS encoding FecCD family ABC transporter permease has product MATPVPRTHRGARFAITTTVLAVALVVACVVSLGSGQFALAPSEVVGILARAVGIPTAWAPGTPAAAGVVLDIRLPRIVLGLLVGAALAVSGVLMQAIFGNPLADAGVVGVSSGAAVGAAASLTFGLATFGMWTTPVFAFAGGLLAVFSVYLISRSGGRTEVVTLLLTGIAVNAIGGAALAFLTFIGTTATREQIVFWQLGSLNGALWPNIALVAPLVAVGIAVALVVARRLDLFALGERTARHLGVRVELLRVVVIVTVALLVTGAVAFAGIIGFVGLVVPHLMRMAIGPAHLPLIITSALGASLLIAVADLVARTAVPLADMPIGMITALVGGPFFLWLLVRTRRRSGGWA; this is encoded by the coding sequence ATCGCGACCCCCGTGCCGCGCACCCACCGCGGAGCGCGGTTCGCCATCACGACCACCGTGCTCGCGGTCGCGCTCGTCGTCGCCTGCGTCGTGTCGCTGGGGTCGGGTCAGTTCGCGCTCGCGCCGAGCGAGGTCGTGGGCATCTTGGCGCGCGCCGTCGGCATCCCCACCGCGTGGGCCCCCGGCACCCCCGCCGCAGCCGGTGTCGTCCTCGACATCCGTCTGCCCCGCATCGTCCTGGGCCTTCTCGTCGGGGCGGCACTGGCCGTCTCGGGCGTACTGATGCAGGCGATCTTCGGAAACCCCCTCGCGGATGCCGGGGTCGTGGGCGTCTCGTCGGGCGCGGCGGTCGGCGCGGCGGCATCCCTCACCTTCGGCCTCGCCACGTTCGGCATGTGGACCACACCGGTGTTCGCCTTCGCGGGCGGCCTGCTCGCCGTGTTCTCGGTGTACCTGATCAGCCGCTCGGGCGGGCGCACCGAGGTCGTGACGCTGCTGCTCACCGGCATCGCGGTGAACGCGATCGGCGGGGCTGCACTGGCGTTCCTCACGTTCATCGGCACGACCGCCACCCGCGAGCAGATCGTGTTCTGGCAGCTGGGATCGCTCAACGGCGCGCTCTGGCCCAACATCGCCCTGGTCGCCCCGCTCGTGGCCGTCGGCATCGCGGTGGCGCTCGTCGTCGCCCGCCGCCTCGACCTCTTCGCCCTCGGCGAGCGCACCGCGCGCCATCTCGGCGTGCGCGTCGAACTGCTGCGCGTCGTCGTCATCGTCACGGTCGCCCTGCTCGTGACGGGCGCCGTCGCCTTCGCCGGGATCATCGGCTTCGTCGGGCTCGTCGTTCCCCACCTCATGCGCATGGCGATCGGACCCGCGCACCTTCCCCTCATCATCACCTCGGCCCTCGGAGCGTCGCTGCTGATCGCCGTAGCCGACCTCGTGGCGCGCACCGCGGTGCCGCTCGCCGACATGCCGATCGGCATGATCACGGCGCTCGTCGGCGGGCCGTTCTTCCTGTGGCTGCTCGTGCGTACGCGCCGCCGTTCGGGAGGCTGGGCATGA
- a CDS encoding NADP-dependent oxidoreductase: MKALVYSDFGGNDRFEITEREKPHNGPDTLVVRVVAAGINPVDYKIREGYLRGVIDTRLPAIPGWDVAGVVEQTGLDTPEFAVGDAVLAYARADVVEHGSIAEFVPVPVRTAAHKPDGLSFEQAAALPLTGLTALQALERAGVHEGQTVLIHGAAGGVGSIGVQLAVRRGARVVGTASERNHDYLRELGAEPVRYGDGLADAARALAPEGFDVIVDFAGGASLDSTPALLADGGTVVSIADPRARTEFGGHYLWVRPDAAQLAELAQLAADGDLRVEIAATYPLDEAAAAYAALEEGHTRGKIVVTV, translated from the coding sequence ATGAAGGCACTCGTCTATTCCGACTTCGGCGGCAACGACCGCTTCGAGATCACCGAGCGGGAGAAGCCGCACAACGGCCCCGACACGCTCGTCGTGCGGGTCGTCGCCGCCGGCATCAACCCCGTGGACTACAAGATCCGCGAGGGATACCTGCGCGGCGTCATCGACACGCGGCTGCCGGCGATCCCCGGCTGGGACGTCGCGGGCGTCGTCGAGCAGACCGGGCTCGACACCCCTGAGTTCGCCGTCGGCGACGCGGTTCTCGCCTACGCCCGCGCCGACGTCGTCGAGCACGGCTCGATCGCCGAGTTCGTGCCCGTGCCGGTGCGAACGGCCGCGCACAAGCCCGACGGGCTCTCGTTCGAGCAGGCCGCGGCACTGCCGCTGACGGGGCTCACCGCCCTGCAGGCGCTCGAGCGTGCCGGCGTGCACGAGGGCCAGACGGTGCTGATCCACGGCGCCGCGGGCGGCGTCGGCTCGATCGGAGTGCAGCTCGCGGTGCGCCGCGGTGCCCGCGTCGTCGGCACCGCCTCGGAGCGCAACCACGACTATCTGCGGGAGCTCGGCGCCGAGCCCGTGCGCTATGGCGATGGCCTGGCCGACGCGGCGCGCGCCCTCGCACCGGAAGGCTTCGACGTCATCGTGGACTTCGCCGGCGGCGCGTCGCTCGACAGCACGCCGGCCCTTCTCGCCGACGGCGGCACCGTGGTCTCGATCGCCGACCCGCGTGCCCGTACCGAGTTCGGCGGCCACTACCTGTGGGTGCGCCCCGACGCGGCCCAGCTCGCCGAGCTCGCACAGCTGGCCGCCGACGGCGACCTGCGCGTCGAGATCGCCGCCACCTACCCTCTCGATGAGGCCGCGGCCGCCTATGCCGCTCTCGAAGAGGGGCACACCCGCGGCAAGATCGTCGTCACCGTCTGA
- a CDS encoding heme ABC transporter ATP-binding protein — MPAPTAAPSAQPAQPAPSPPPSPSRGQAAGPGSVRLRARGVTVHYPGAPAAALADADLVVRSGEVHALVGPNGAGKSTLFGVLAGDVVPSTGSVSLDGHELSGIRPIELARRRAVLLQEHRVTFPFTVAEVVRMGRAPWARTPAEGDDDIAVADALAATDLTGLAHRTLPSLSGGERARAALARVLAQNVDVLLLDEPTAALDLRHQEDVLRLARDRARSGAAVAVVLHDLNAALGFADRVTLLAQGRVVASGPPHEVLTADAVAEVYGQQVDVFPHPRTGAPVLVPRR, encoded by the coding sequence ATGCCTGCGCCCACCGCCGCACCGTCCGCGCAGCCCGCGCAGCCCGCACCGTCACCGCCACCGTCACCGAGCCGGGGCCAGGCGGCGGGCCCCGGATCCGTCCGCCTCCGGGCGCGAGGGGTCACGGTCCACTACCCCGGCGCTCCTGCCGCGGCTCTCGCGGACGCGGATCTGGTCGTCCGCTCGGGCGAGGTGCACGCGCTCGTCGGCCCCAACGGGGCGGGCAAGTCCACCCTGTTCGGTGTGCTCGCCGGCGACGTCGTCCCCTCGACGGGATCGGTCAGCCTCGACGGGCATGAGCTGTCGGGCATCCGACCGATCGAACTCGCCCGCCGCCGTGCCGTGCTGCTGCAGGAGCATCGCGTGACCTTCCCGTTCACGGTGGCCGAGGTGGTGCGGATGGGCCGCGCGCCGTGGGCACGCACCCCGGCCGAAGGCGACGACGACATCGCCGTCGCCGATGCCCTCGCCGCGACCGATCTGACGGGCCTCGCGCACCGAACGCTGCCGTCGCTCTCGGGCGGCGAGCGCGCACGTGCGGCCCTCGCCCGGGTGCTCGCCCAGAACGTCGACGTGCTGCTGCTCGACGAGCCGACCGCCGCGCTCGATCTGCGCCACCAGGAGGACGTGCTGCGCCTCGCCCGCGATCGCGCCCGCTCCGGTGCCGCCGTCGCCGTCGTGCTGCACGATCTGAACGCCGCCCTCGGCTTCGCCGACCGGGTCACCCTCTTGGCGCAGGGCCGTGTCGTGGCATCCGGCCCGCCGCACGAGGTCCTGACGGCGGATGCCGTCGCGGAGGTCTACGGGCAGCAGGTGGATGTCTTTCCGCACCCGCGTACGGGGGCGCCCGTGCTCGTGCCGCGCCGCTGA